The following nucleotide sequence is from Trifolium pratense cultivar HEN17-A07 linkage group LG2, ARS_RC_1.1, whole genome shotgun sequence.
GTTTTACTATTTCATTTAACTTTGAAAAAGTAATTCTTGTTTGATACAATCAAAATACAACGAATCTGTCATTTGatgaagtaaaaataaatttgctGCATCCTCTCTTCTTCCTAGCTTTGCAGGTAGGTTTCCTTTCTCCATTTTGAGGAGGCTGGTTCCCCTAGGAACACGTGAGCTCATTTTCATTTCCTATCACGAGTATTCTCCAGCTTGTTCTCTTAAGCTATTTGATAATCTTAATCTTGTAGCTCAACATTGTTAAACGTTTTCATTCATTGAATTGTTATTCAAAAGCTACAGTTATAGTAGGTGGATGCTCTATAAATTGAGCAGTATTTACAACATCTAAACAAGTGCTCACAATGTCATTGGATTCAAATAATTGTGAAGATCAGTCATTGCTTCCGAGCTgaacaaaagacaaaaaaaatctaatagatcctcttttcaaattattatatttatataatggaagcaaaaagacaAATTCCAGCAGTTTATCACAGAACAACGTGCAAGGGTTCCAACAATTGAATTCAATTCACCATAACAATGCCAGAACATTTAACAAATGACATAAATAACCCAGAGCAGCGTAGCCCAAGGCAGCATCCACACATTGGTTGAAAGAATTAAAAAATGTGCCACACATTGAAAGTTCGAGGGCAAAGTTCGAGTGAACAGACATACGATGTTTCTACTCTATGTCTCTACTTTATATTGGCCTGATAGTGATTCGGCATCACATTCACATTGAACCTTGTACCAAAATGGACAACAATTAATTACACTACTATCTTGAAGGTCAATGTTTTTGAGATATTTATGAAATTATCAcactacaaaaaacaaaaacgatGTAATATCCATAATTCACAAACATGACACCAATAATCTGGAGTATCGTTCAAGGCAAATAGCCAGAGTCTCATCTGTTTGTGAATGATTGTGCGAGACAAAGTCGCGTTTTTTGGAGAAGATTAATATTCTAAGTCCTAACATTCTACCTCTTACAATAGGTTCTCGTCTCTGCATCGTCCTATATTGTGTTCCCTCATTACAGAAACATGGAAAGAACATGCAAACATTTGTGGAACCAGAATAATTACCTCTACCTCTTgcaatcacacacacacaattaCACATGCAAAAACACTGCTTCAAGAACACATCAACCCTCATTGCCTGACATAGGCTATAATGGTTTGTACAATGCTAGAGGTGGAAACCAGAGACTTGGTATCGGGAGGCAAACAATATACAACATAAAAGACTTTATAGTATTCTTTATGACCTGAAAACATAATTCATTTTGTTGACGAAATCAAATAAATTACATACatgaaaaaattacaaaattgagGGTCATCATACCATGCACATGTTCCCCCAACCCCCACTGCGTTAGTGTACTGCTCAGTGCTCACTATCTCAGTTTGAGTTAACTACAATAGTGATTCTTCAGGTCCAGGTCTGGTTGAGAGTATCATAGACTCTTACTCTTTACACCAATGAAATGGTGTATGTATGACATCAAATAGATTGCAGTAAGCATTATAGATACGGGAATAGTTTCTTTACATTTGACCAATGATTCACAGACATATGGCCATGGCTTCTTTCTTCCTAACCTGAACTTAAACGTTTAGAAGCAGTTCTTCTAAATATCATCATAGACATATATCATTTCTTATGTAAGGAAGCAATGGCTAAAGTTCATATTTAGAACCTAAAAATAATCGgttaaaatcacaaaaaaacacATGACGCATCAAGCGTACATTCAATTAAAGcaacatttttctttctattcCTCCTATTCAAACCAACCCTCTGCCATTTACTTCCTGGTTTCACAACACTCAAAAAACATGGAAACAAACGCACTTGGGTTGGTCcagtggtattggcttgggacctgggagtatgttcctccttaaggtctcaggtttgatTCTCTCCGATgacaatttgggtgggctaatttagcttcttcaataaaataaaaaaagcttgatacaaaaaaaaaaattaattagataCACATATATTCCCAGTATCAGATCTCATCATACAAATCAACTCAAACAAATAGCCAAATCACACACAAGGTTAGATACATTCCATAAAACAAGAAAGCATAACTAGGTTAATTGATTGATCCACTTGAAGGAAATGAAATAGAAGAAACACAAGCATCACAAATTAAACAGATGTAATAACGAAACACTAGAGaaaaggaagaaagaaaaaaaaagcatttgAACCGATTCAAATAGCAGGATCTGGATTCACTTAGCAAGCATTCTAGCGATGAAATCCTCATAACGAATATTCCCATCGGAACCAACATCAACTTCCCTGATCCATTCATCAAACTCAGCAGTCTCGAGTTTCTCACCGATGCTAGTGAGAATATGACGAAGCTCCTTAACGGAAACGGAACCGGAAGCATCCTTATCGAGAACCTTGAATGCGTCGCGAAGTTGACGATCGAACGGTTCAGGTTTCATGTGTTTGGACATGAGATCCAGAAACCGAGGGAAATCGAACGGTGATGTGAGATTCTCTTCGGCAACGATTGATTTGAGTTGAGCTTGGGTCGGGTTTCCTCCGAGAGATCGCATGAGGATTCCGAGCTCCGATGGTGCGATCTTGCCGTCGTTGTCGGTGTCGAATAGAGTGAAAGCTTCTTTCATTGAAGAAACTTGATCGTCGCTCAGATCTTTACCCATTTAGTTCTGATTTCGGGTTTTCGGGTTTTGGATttttgttgaagatgatgaaattgaaaatgttttccCCCTCGCTCTTTTTCACTCGATTCTTAGATCGATGATGAAGATAATAATGgtactttgttttgttttttgcttaTTCAAACGACGTCGTGAGGTGATGTTTATTTGGGCCTAAGCCCATAAAAAAAGAGGGAAAAGTGTGTGGACCCCGGGTGCACGGACTAGACTTATGATCAATTATTTCTGTGAGCAAATAAAATGTTAGAGACCATTGGGAACTGAAGTTGTCTTTAATTTCTGCACCTGTGACTCAGTTTGTTTGATTCCTACTCTCTTGGtctcaaaataaatgacatGTTTGATCATATTTATATTTGTCAATGCACATGTTTTTTGCTTATTCAAAATTAGATAATTTATTTTGGGATGTAAGTAATCAAAAAATTACTTATGTGAGTGTGACATTTGGTAAATCATAGAAGTTTTGCTCAACTACTATTCTCTTCATCTCtctattatgaaaaaaaaaatcaatttttagatTCAATAATTACGGTAACTAATTGATACtgtaatatactttttttattacaaaaaatgaCATTCATTCAATTAAAAAGGTAGAATATAATACAAATTGAAAATCgataaaaattagaaagaatAGATCTGTGAATAAGCTCACAGTGCTtaggttaatagcatacaacagCAAAAATAAAGCCTACATATGTGATAAAGCATacaaatataacaaatttaaaGTGTTCAAAATGTATTTAGATCTGTAACGTTAATGATGTCAAAGTCATTGATTGAATTTACATTATAGCGAATCGAATATGTCAATTTGAAACCAAACAAATACCGCAACAAAACGGGAAAATACAACAATGCTGCACCAAGACGGTGAACAAATATCACACAAGACGGGAAAACAAACAAAGTCGCACCGTAAGACgacaaaataacaaaaaaaaaaaaaactaaatactctgtatatgtgaaaatcacttatttgaataaaatgaaacaaattttCATATGAGTTAGCTCGCCCCAACCCAGTTTCCATATGGGCTACACGAACCTCACCCAGTTTTTAGAACTCTTAATTCATGGCAAATTTCTTAGGCAAAAGCTAACATGTGTTATTAGGGTATTTGTTTAGTGTActatttgaataaattttataatttgtgtattttataattttaaaagtaaaagatttagtttttcaaaacaaaatttctattGTATTTAAGTAACCTAAACACGTGTGATCCACATTGTTATCATGACTCATTTTCTTAtagtaaaaatcataataacttttcaattttcaatacaacattatttttttcaattgtgttatctaattaaaattagaaaaatgatAACTAATGTCCCTGGGTCACTAGTTAAAAAACTAAACatggtaaaataattttgaaactTGTATAATTGACCttttatgaatataaaaaacactactttcaatataaaaattatttttcgaTATCCCTAACTAGTGTCCTAGAGACACTAACTAGCATGACTCCTAAATTTATTTGCATCATTTCAGTTCAACATGAAAGTTCGTCAATTAGTGAAAACCAAGGACACTAGTTAAGAAAccaaatatgataaaataatcttGAAACTTGTATAATTGACtttttatgaatataaaaaaaaaacattattttcaatataaaaattacttcattcggacacaattataagcaaaaaaacactttttagattcattgaaaaactaatgtatatagtctatattattgatcagatacattactttttaaatatacctaaaaggtagttttttttgcttataaattatACTCCTtacggtcctatatataagagaagttttactttttaggttcattgtaaaaTGGATGTATATAGACTATAATACAAGAGAAGTTTtgctttttaggttcattgtaaaaTGAATTTATCTAGACTATATTGTAATTGTGTCTGAAGTAccccttcgtcccaaaatataaacaaaaatggaTCAACAAAAATGAAGGTAtctaaactaaattttaaatcaaattcatcaacttttgttgaccactttttacttatattttgggacgaatgTATTGATTAGTGTCCCTAATTAGTGCCACGGCACTAACCAGCATGACTCTTAAAATTACGGTATTTGCATCATCTCACTTCAAcacagtgttttaaaaaccggaccggtcatcgaaccggtgaggatattgggtcactggttcattggtcgaaccactgggtcactggtcgaaccgcatgagaaaccggattaaaccgaaTTAAACCGGTAaaatgaaccggtctctataataaaactatatagttattaaacctatataaaaaatcatataattaataaacctacataaaaaatcatcacaactaaaaaaaaattgaaaatctcgTAAGAAtcttcaaagaaaaaataatagcgAACCATTTTTGTAAGAATTTGCAATATAGTCGATCTACAATATAGTGAATGTGTagctattatttttcttatatgttCTCTACATTataatatttgatgtaaaaaaaattaatatctatttcaaaaaaataaaaagtaatatcAATAGCAAAAGAGTtaagtgtgtatatatatatatatataagtgctATAACTTTTCCAACCTTGTTTTTTCCCTTTACTAATCTTACGGTACAAAAATAGATACACATGGTCCAAGCCCAAAATGAAATAGATTAATAACTCTCTCTCCTCTCTTTTGGTCCAAATAGATACATAACCCTAATGAATAATGCTTTATGAATGGAATCATATCAGTAGCCGCCGCATCTTTACTTCATTTCCTATTTTTCTATGAGTTGTGCATAATAATTTAACATGCttcctcttcatctttttctattctttttctttgcttcttcttcttcttcttcaactttaTATGGATCTGTTGTTGCTGTGCTTCTCAAATCTCAATCTCGGTTCAGGTTTCTATTTTctgctatattttttttttatcttttttttttttttttaaaaaaaacaaaaacagaacgACATCGTTTTCAGCTTGAtgaaaaaaatgcatttaaccCGCCGGTTTTCAAAAtcaccggttcaccggtttttaCCGATTTTTTCCGGTTCACACCGATTTGATTGCTTACCCGGTCCAGCAGTCAGACCAGACCGTTAAACCTCCAATTTCCGGTCTGACCGGTccaaccggccggtccggtccggtttttaaaacactgcttcAACATGAAAGTTCGTCAAATAGTGAAAACCATATAGTCAAAGGACCTGGGTCCACAATATGACGAATCTCTAttcatactttaattaattccaCCAATATTTTCCGCAAAGAGTGGCACCCAGTTGCAGTGgcatccattcccactaccgaACAGAACACCAATGTCATCATCATAATAAAATCCCATTTCCCCCCAAAATGTACTCAAAGTCAAGATACATGCAATTGCAATGTGAACCAACCTACTTTTGTCTTTCTGTCAGCAACTCataataaagttaaattaaatcaaattaattatcatgcACCCTTCTTTGAAAAATGTTTCTCCTTTTACTTACTACTCCTTTCTTCTCTATCCAAATCTATCCACACAAACTAACAAAATCACAcaccattaattaattaaagtgtCAAACTAGGTATTAGTCCTAATCAAGTAATAATCAACATTATTATGTTACACAGTTACAGAACAATCAACCACCCAAAACCAAAGTTagattttttaacataaaaccTTAAAAGGGTGTCTCTCTTTTTTTAgcttttgtttgaaatttttgagaattttgaaaaatttagaCATGAATTACTTCAATCTCcttctttctttgtttctgTTGAATGCATTTTTAAAACCAGAAACGGTTTGTGGAAATGCAGAGCTAAGAGCTTTGATGGATTTGAAAACTTCTCTTGATCCAGAGGGAAAGATTCTTACTTCATGGATCAGCGATGGTAATCCATGTAGTGGTTCATTTGAAGGGGTTGCTTGTAATGATCATTGGAAAGTGGCTAATATCTCTTTGCAGGGAAAGGGACTTTCTGGTTGTTTATCTCCAGCTGTGGCTGAACTCAAATGCTTGTCAGGGTTATACTTGCATTATAACAATCTTTCTGGTGAGATACCATCACAAATTTCAAATCTTACTGAGCTTGTTGATCTTTATCTTGATGTGAATAATCTTTCCGGAACAATTCCTTCTCAGATTGGAAACATGGCTAGTCTACAAGGTATGTATATTATACAAAATTGTCTTTTAGTAGTATCTCACTATCAAGTTATTATTAGTTGTTTAATTTTCAATATCAAGCTCCTGTGAGTTTAAACAAGACCAAAATAACCAAGAGCATTTAGATGAGATGAGGCAGAGGTCTCTTCCAGCTTAACCAAGGGTATGGGTTTGATCCCTGACATGGGCATGAAGTagcgttaaaactcttagggagagtttgcccCTCATTTGAGTCCCACAAGGCTTGAtagattagtctctgcagttgcgcgtaGAAGATACTTAGTTTACGCCCaaaaaaaagaccaaaattGTGTGGCACGAGTACCAGACACTCGTATCCTTTAAGCATTTATAGTCAGGAGTTTGATCATTGATGAGCGTGTTCAGGGACGGAGCCACTTGATGGCTTGTGTGGGCATGTGCCTTCAcaaagttttgaaaaaaaattaagtagtaTATAGAATAACATATGTATATATCAAgactattataatttttaatgaaaGTGAAACAGACCACCCAAAAGAAACACATCACACCAcaacaatattatatatatatatatatatgtcaaatACATGTTTTCACATTTGTAATAGTTAAGTTTTTTAAGCTTTTTAGGTAATAGATATgtcctttaaatttttaactTGTTGCATCTTTACCCTTTAAGTCCCCTATTATTGTTCCCGTTAATCTTCTATAACATATGtgtctttttcatcaaaatatccACCATTGTGAAAGTCAAATGGCCATAGTGCAACAAGGTAAGAAGGTTAATCGGAAGGATAACAATGCAACAAGTTAGCAATGTAATGAACTTATTTGTCAcctaaaaatttgaaagaatcCGGTTGTTACCTAAAAAATTAGCTCAAGGGACATAACTGTAAAAAATGCGAAACTTAAAGGATCTTTTGGTACATTCGGcctattatatattttgttgagtttgaatttgtgttagtaATAGTGGAAACTCCATTGTTAgagagaaatatttttattgataatgaaaaaaatatgaacgTTTTGAGAATATAAAACATTgtagaaaacaacttatgcaatataaacgacgattaaaaaatgaaaagttatttatatatttaatataaaaaatttatatatagtgcCCCCACCGCTCAAAAGttctggctccgtcactgaGCGTGTTTGATATATGTTGAAGATGTTAACCCCTTAAATATACAATTACCTTATGGGATTAGTCTTTGCAATTGCCTAAAGAGATATcttaatttacaaaataaaaagctTATGTAGATACAGAAGATACCTCACTTAATTTCCACTTTCAAGTTTACACCTTTTATGTAAAGTGAAGAAAGGTACTTCTGCAATCAATGACATTTGGAAATGTTACTTTTACAACTGAGTTTCTTTTGGTACATGACTATACATGAGAGTTTGTATTTCTTTGTTGGATTTGAATAGATTTTCAAATCTCATGTGTCTTTGCGGAATGAACCCTTTTGATCGGCTTAGGGATCTTTATTTCAATGAGCCAACACGTTACGAGTTGTGTATGTTgaaccaaaataaatttttaagcgTGTTTTGGTTCTGTGGtgtaaaaaattgattttgaattgtTTTTCAGTACTTCAGCTGGGGGATAATCAATTTGTGGGGAATATACCTGCACAGATGGGTTCCTTGAAGCAGCTTACAACTCTTGCTTTGCAATATAACAAGTTAACTGGTCGAATTCCTCTTAGCTTAGGGAACTTGGAGAATCTAAGCCGGCTAAATTTgagtttcaacaacttcagtgGTACTTTTCCAGCAACACTAGCTAATGTTTCACATTTGGAAGTTCTGGATATTCAAAACAATTCTCTATCAGGAACTGTTCCTTCTGGTATGCCTCTAACCCATGTCCTGTTAGTAAAGTAGTATTTGCATTTTAACCTAATGCCTTACCCGGCTTCCAAATTTTCTTGGCATTTCTCTTTGTGCCTATGAAGCATAGGCACAAACACCGGGTATGACACTGACACATCCACAACAACGGTAGTCTGAGAAAAtaagttaattaattttaatcacaTGTATCTGACACCTCACACACCTTCATTTTAAGCGTTGGTGCTACATAGCTTTGTACGTTATTTTAGTGTAAATCCTAACTAAcactttgaaaatgaaaatgaagcaTTGAAGAGACTTGGGGAAGGATTCCAAGGGGCAAACAATCAAGGTTTATGTGGAGTAGATATTTTTACTTTGAGAGCTTGCAACAATAATTCAGATTTAGACGCCAGCGACATTGATACCTCGGATCAAGGCCACCTCAAAAAGGGTAATTCCGCAACGCCTCGCCCGGAGGCTGCAGATTTCCAAATGCATTGTAACCAGACTCATTGCTCAAAATCAAGGTTTCCTTTAAGTGTCGTCACAGCAGCAGGTGTTACAATCACCGCTCTCACATTCATAGTTGTTGGATTGTTTACATTTGTCAAATACCGCCGTCGAAAGCAGAAGGTTACAGCAAACTCTTCTGAAGGGAAACTTAGTCCTCAGCAGCCTAAAGGGTTATACAGAAAAAGTCCATCTACCCTGGTTAATCTTGAGTATTATAACGGATGTTATCCAATGCCCGGTGATCAAAATGCTGGGGGATTATACAGTGAATATCTAAACCAGTTTAGGTTTAATGTAGACGAAGTCGAATCTGCAACACAATATCTTTCAGAAGCAAATTTATTGTGTAAGAGCAAATTCTCAGCAATGTATAAAGGAATTCTCAGAGACGGTTCTCTTGTCGCTATTAGAAGCATTAACATGACATGCTGTAAAACCGAGGAAGCCGAATTTGTAAAGGGATTGAGCTTATTAACCTCCCTTAGACATGAAAATGTTGTTAAGCTAAGAGGTTTCTGTTGCTCAAGTAGTAGAGGTGAATGCTACCTTATTTACGACTTTGCAACGATGGGCTACCTATCTCAATACCTTGACATAGAGGATAGAAGTGACCATTTGCTTGACTGGTCCAAGAGGGTTTCTATCATCAAGGGCATTGCAAAGGGTATGTTGTTCCTAATTGCTGGTATTTTCTTAAGAAATATATGGTACAAATGAAAACGTTTTCACAATAATTTGCAAGGACTAATTGCAAAAAAACGGTATATTTATAGGaagcaaaaacatatttaaaccaACTTTATGTTTTCTTTATATTTGATACTTGCTATTCCTTTATGATCAGGTATAGGATATCTGCATGGTGATGAAGCAAGCAAACCTTCAATAGTACACCAAAATATATCAGTGGAGAATGTTCTCCTTGACAAAGAGTTTAATCCATTGATCATGGATGCAGGACTTCCTAAGCTTCTCGCAGACGATGTTGTTTTCTCAGCTCTAAAAGTAAGTGCCGCCATGGGATACCTAGCTCCTGAATACATTACTACAGGACGCTTTACCGAGAAGAGTGACATATATGCATTTGGAGTTATTGTACTTCAAGTTTTATCTGGCAAGACAGCAATCGGAGGTTCAATACGGACAGCATTCGAGTCTTTCAGATTTGATGATTGCATCGACACAAATCTTAAGGGAAGATATTCTAGTTCTGAAGCAACGACGCTAACAAAGCTTGCAGTGCAGTGTATCCATGAGAGTCCCGACCAAAGACCAAGCATGGTGGATGTAATTCAGGAGCTAAGGGTGCTTCCGGCTAATTCATAATATTCTACTAATTGGTTTCATCCATGACAGTTATTTATTTCCATGAGCATGTAATAAAGTTATCTAATTTAGTCGTTGACTCGTTGCCAAATGATTGTAAATTTCGTTGCGAACCTTACAGTTACAGATAAAAACTTCTATAACTTATACATATTTTGAATTTGGATCCTCTTATTTGAATATTGATTTGCATAACTGCTGTTGTTGAATAATTAACTATGCAGTTCTGTTAGAGGACAAAGACAAATTTATCAGGCAATAATCTTTTGATTGGTTATAAGTACTGTGTAAATCAAAGCACAGTCTTGGCCTTTGTATATGGAAGCAAAGCTTCAATGCTACATTTCTTAGTCTTCCTCTCTCATTTGATATTATGAATTTTCAAATGATTCTAAAATATGAAAGTGAGAAAACATTAGAAATGGGTGGATGGGgataaatgcaaaaaaaaaaaaaaaaagactataaaTAGAAACAAAGGCCACACAAAAGTTAAGCCCACATCGACCAGTTCATGTACGAAAGAAAATTGCCAACACTATAAAGTGAATAGACTTCCAATCTTTTCAATACACGAAGCCATGTGATAAGCTTAAAGCGAACTATTCTGTCGCCTTTTACTAAAGAATACCGTGGGCTTGTTACTATTAAATGGCATACAGCGATTTTTGGAAGAGTCCTCTAAGAGGAGTCTGAGGAGTCTGCTATTAGTTCAatattttttctatcattttgtaaaatatgattgattttttgttttggtaaaaaTCAAACTTCTTAATTTAGA
It contains:
- the LOC123908974 gene encoding LRR receptor-like serine/threonine-protein kinase GSO1, whose amino-acid sequence is MNYFNLLLSLFLLNAFLKPETVCGNAELRALMDLKTSLDPEGKILTSWISDGNPCSGSFEGVACNDHWKVANISLQGKGLSGCLSPAVAELKCLSGLYLHYNNLSGEIPSQISNLTELVDLYLDVNNLSGTIPSQIGNMASLQVLQLGDNQFVGNIPAQMGSLKQLTTLALQYNKLTGRIPLSLGNLENLSRLNLSFNNFSGTFPATLANVSHLEVLDIQNNSLSGTVPSALKRLGEGFQGANNQGLCGVDIFTLRACNNNSDLDASDIDTSDQGHLKKGNSATPRPEAADFQMHCNQTHCSKSRFPLSVVTAAGVTITALTFIVVGLFTFVKYRRRKQKVTANSSEGKLSPQQPKGLYRKSPSTLVNLEYYNGCYPMPGDQNAGGLYSEYLNQFRFNVDEVESATQYLSEANLLCKSKFSAMYKGILRDGSLVAIRSINMTCCKTEEAEFVKGLSLLTSLRHENVVKLRGFCCSSSRGECYLIYDFATMGYLSQYLDIEDRSDHLLDWSKRVSIIKGIAKGIGYLHGDEASKPSIVHQNISVENVLLDKEFNPLIMDAGLPKLLADDVVFSALKVSAAMGYLAPEYITTGRFTEKSDIYAFGVIVLQVLSGKTAIGGSIRTAFESFRFDDCIDTNLKGRYSSSEATTLTKLAVQCIHESPDQRPSMVDVIQELRVLPANS
- the LOC123908478 gene encoding probable calcium-binding protein CML13: MGKDLSDDQVSSMKEAFTLFDTDNDGKIAPSELGILMRSLGGNPTQAQLKSIVAEENLTSPFDFPRFLDLMSKHMKPEPFDRQLRDAFKVLDKDASGSVSVKELRHILTSIGEKLETAEFDEWIREVDVGSDGNIRYEDFIARMLAK